In Mixophyes fleayi isolate aMixFle1 chromosome 4, aMixFle1.hap1, whole genome shotgun sequence, the following proteins share a genomic window:
- the LOC142152118 gene encoding uncharacterized protein LOC142152118: MAECEAQTVEPPSFIKEDAVQRPDTTQQKQTPPLCRFFSQGRYCQFGRRCRFLHQRLDNNAIEKKVKPALLCGIAEQSGVPKMPIPHGNSGLNPAVYKHRTETPYRQYRNRKLCRYFASGYCSMEANCRFLHPEKLPTVSDDHAGNKKPSVKNKVERQITVPEEVRAANLTPEKAAQLRATEISQLLKRFPKDKVIIQEREDGKVTYYRISVEPTDPDWPFDLKEMEILLEFPEDYPLQIFTIQIPEDQDLPSIMGRQVCEASKAWLEAKYATNQLIGKVELLFRPFLHWLDRNMERLFTEGARLLKRDIDAEKAGLEFVPYQQLQAAVTTKSSDEENVISKKLQETDLQECPTEDLEDDNSDSWTSCDDDDLESGVVVGATDGMTSVEGGGGAGPRKGTEIRFLGLKLGEGVGTLTAHRIVVSLQCNRCKVTADLSLTGKQPCKAQCEKCNSHISGTFLPSILHQYSTVLGYVDIQGAIAKDLILLECTFMIGCLSCSQEESVQKLSFGITKDLHCLHCHSKLSMFIEAATFQKLESYPRKVSGNKDLHGNNRKKAVKDPSIKPGKPLIDQGTCRHYRKSCRWLRFPCCGKAYPCDLCHDEAEDHEMELATRMLCGFCAKEQPYNNGKPCISCGNMMNKNIQSIHWEGGQGCRNKIKMSRKDRQKYRSNSKTVSRKKVSKK, translated from the exons ATGGCAGAATGTGAAGCACAAACTGTAGAACCCCCATCGTTTATAAAAGAAGATGCTGTTCAGAGACCAGATACAACACAACAAAAGCAGACACCGCCACTGTGCCGATTTTTCTCTCAAGGCCGCTATTGCCAGTTTGGACGGCGATGTCGATTTCTACACCAACGTTTAGACAACAATGCTATTGAGAAAAAAGTTAAGCCAGCATTATTGTGCGGTATTGCTGAGCAAAGCGGTGTTCCTAAAATGCCTATTCCTCATGGCAACTCTGGGTTGAATCCTGCCGTATATAAACATCGCACTGAAACACCATACAGGCAGTATCGAAACAGAAAACTGTGTCGTTACTTTGCCTCTGGATACTGTTCCATGGAGGCAAACTGCAGGTTTTTGCACCCAGAGAAGCTTCCAACAGTATCTGATGACCATGCTGGAAATAAGAAACCATCTGTAAAAAATAAGGTGGAGAGGCAGATAACAGTTCCAGAAGAGGTCAGAGCTGCAAATCTAACTCCAGAAAAGGCTGCACAGCTTAGAGCCACAGAAATTTCCCAGCTGCTGAAGAGGTTTCCCAAGGATAAAGTGATCATCCAAGAGAGAGAGGATGGAAAGGTTACATATTACAGGATATCGGTGGAGCCTACCGATCCAGACTGG CCTTTTGACCTAAAAGAGATGGAGATCTTGCTGGAGTTCCCAGAGGATTATCCTTTGCAG ATTTTTACAATACAGATTCCAGAGGATCAAGATTTACCCTCCATTATGGGCAG GCAAGTTTGTGAAGCCTCTAAGGCGTGGTTAGAAGCAAAGTATGCAACCAATCAGCTGATTGGGAAGGTGGAGCTTTTATTCCGCCCATTTCTACACTGGTTAGATCGTAACATGGAGCGACTGTTTACAGAAGGAGCTCGTTTG ttaAAGAGAGACATTGATGCAGAGAAGGCTGGGCTAGAGTTTGTACCGTACCAGCAACTGCAAGCAGCAGTCACTACTAAATCAAGTGATGAAGAAAATGTTATAAGTAAGAAGTTACAAGAGACAGACCTCCAGGAATGCCCAACTGAAGATTTGGAGGATGATAACTCTGATAGCTGGACTAGctgtgatgatgacgatctgGAATCTGGAGTAGTGGTTGGAGCCACCGATGGGATGACAAGCGTGGAGGGAGGAGGCGGAGCAGGCCCAAGAAAGGGAACAGAAATTCGGTTCTTGGGCTTAAAACTGGGAGAAGGAGTGGGGACTTTGACAGCACATCGCATAGTAGTGTCCCTACAGTGCAACAG GTGTAAAGTTACAGCAGACCTGTCACTGACTGGAAAGCAGCCATGCAAAGCACAATGCGAGAAATGTAACAGTCACATCTCCGGGACCTTCCTCCCTAGTATTCTGCACCAGTACTCAACTGTGCTGGGGTACGTGGACATACAGGGTGCCATTGCCAAGGACCTCATATTACTGGAGTGTACTTTCATGATTGGCTGCTTAAGTTGCTCTCAAGAAGAATCAGTGCAG AAACTGTCTTTTGGCATCACCAAAGACCTACATTGTCTGCACTGCCACAGCAAGCTCAGCATGTTTATTGAAGCTGCCACATTTCAAAAGCTTGAAAGTTATCCGAGGAAAGTCAGCG GTAATAAAGATCTGCATGGCAATAACAGGAAGAAGGCCGTGAAAGATCCTTCAATAAAACCTGGGAAACCTCTTATTGACCAAGGGACTTGTAGACATTATCGAAAGAGCTGTCGATGGCTAAG ATTTCCATGCTGTGGGAAAGCCTATCCATGTGATCTTTGTCACGATGAAGCTGAAGACCATGAGATGGAGTTGGCTACACGCATGTTATGTGGTTTTTGTGCTAAAGAGCAG CCATATAATAATGGGAAACCTTGCATTTCATGTGGGAACATGATGAATAAGAACATCCAGTCTATTCACTGGGAGGGAGGTCAAGGCTGCAGAAACAAGATCAAGATGTCCAG GAAGGACAGACAAAAATACAGAAGCAACTCAAAGACTGTGTCACGGAAGAAAGTAAGCAAGAAGTAA